The DNA region GGCCCCCCTGGTGGGGGCGGAGGAGGCTCTGACCGCCGCGGATTCCTCCCCTCTGACGCCGCACCGcctccgcccccgccgccgcctccccctcctTCGTCGACCGCGGCGGGGATGCCGGGCGGTGGCCCCGCcgcgaccaccaccacctccttccGCATCCTGTGCCCCGAGTCCAAGGCCTACGGCTTCCCGACCGGCTTCGTCGCCAAGGTCCGGGAGGACAGCGGCGCGCTCGTCAACGTCCACCCGCCCTTCGCGGGTGACTACGTCCGGGTCATCGAGACGGTCGACGGCGCGCGGCGCGAGGCTGACGGGCGCCCGCCCATGTTCTCCCCGGCCCAGGAGGCGCTCCTCATGGTTCACCGCCGGATCCTCGAGACGGACGCCGATGACGGGGACGAGGACGGCGAGTACGGGCCCAGGGGGAAGGACCCCCGGGACAGGGGGAAGACCACCTCGCGATTGATCGTGCCGCGCCTGCACGTCGGCTGCCTGCTCGGCAAGGGTGGGAAGATCATCGAGCAGATGAGGATGGAGACCAAGACGCACATCAGGATCCTGCCGCGTGACCAGAATACCCCGCGGTGTGTGTCCTTGTCGGAGGAGGTTGTCCAGGTATGCTTACTTGCTAGAATGTGCTAAGAAATTTTGAATTCGGTTTATAGGGGAGGACGGTAAAATTGGAAGATCCTTTCGAGTGGAGTGTAAAAACAGACATGAACATGATGCAAATAGTAATAAGCTTAAGAACAAAGATTAATCAAGCAAAAATATCAACGAAGTTTAGGATTAGGAGTCAAATCCCAAACAAGTACACAAATATAGTTCCCCTACTCTTTAAGCCCCATGGATGCATCATCTGGCAAGGCATCTAATGCTGCAAGTTACACTACTGTTTAGCTCTGTGAATCCGTCCTTTGGCAAGGTAGGTAATGCTGCAAGTTCCACTAATCTTTTAGGTCAGTGAATGCAGTATCTCTACCCCTGAGATTGGGTGCTCGAAATGATTTATTCCTACGGGCACCCTCATTATGTTACCAATCACCTTGATTTCCAAGATACGCTGCACAAGAACTATTGGCAGCTGTGCCTTGTACTGGATCCTTTTCTAGTTGTTGGCTTGTTTACTGTTGCCTAGCATAATACAATGCCCATGCGTTGCAATGGTTCCCAAATCTTACACCAAATTTCGGTTCCCAAATCTTACACCAAATTTCATAAATCTTACACcaaattatttaattttgcacaTATGcaaaccaactgatcaaaagaTGACCACAAATGTATTCATAAACTATATGGATTAAGATGGTTTATGTTTCTTTGCATTCACTCAACTTGAAACTTGGAAGTAATGCACTTCGCTATCAAAAGATAAGGTATATTGGAGAGAATATGAACTTCCTAAACCAAATTTAGTGGCCACATAAGGTTGCAGACATCAATTAAGTTGACAAACAAATGTTGTTTGATGCCTAAACAATCTGATACAACATAATAGAACAAATAACTTATTTCGATTCTTTCTCCACACTTCATCGATCTATTTGATTCTGGCTAACCAAGTCCCAACAGTCCACCTCCCTGTTTCAGGCACTAAAGAGCCATGATGTCGCCTCCTTGCTTTGCTATAGTGTTTACAACACCTACAAGAAGAAAATCAATTCAAAGATTAAACCCCATGGATCAGATAGCTTCTACTAAGTAATAAGGACCATGTTTGttagggaaaaaaataaaattggtgTTTTGTTGGCCAGAAGACCTAAAGTCTTTGTTGCAAAGCTAAATAATATAACCCTATAAGCTGGCTAGAACAAATTCAACTGCCAATATAAATAGTAAATCTTAGACTGAATTTGAGAACAATTATCATAGAAAAATATTTGATCTATCTGCCAACCTGCCATGATTACGTCACCTAGGGATCCATATATCACAACTCCTAGACTCGTATGCCAAACAATAATTCATGCTACTGTTCTCACACCCAATCTAgcacacaagaaaaaaaaaagcacaatGGTGACTGAGCATACCATAAGTCCTAAAAGCATCTTGAATCTCAACATGTAAGAATTAGACTATATCTACAAGCTTCTCCATGACCTGCAAACAGGGGGAAAAAATTTCAATAACCATGTTGCACAATAAACACAGGCAACCAGAAAGTTGTTATCACCTGTACACTTCCTCTTGTGCAAAGTTTCAATATAAATTACTTATATCTTCAAGTATCTTAAACTAAATAGACTTTTTCTTAATTATGTGCATGCTTCCTTTGGATCCAGTTCTTGCCTTATAATCTGAACAGTTCCCCATGCTCATTCATGTTAGTTGATCATAAGTTTGATGAGGATCAGACAATTGGTCTGATTGTAAAATAACATTTGAAGCTATGAGGATGATATATATATGTGGATAGAGATAGATATACCTTTTTCAAGTGTAATTGATCCTTTCCCTTTCTCTAATTTATGGTGATAATCTTGCCCAAATCCATGGTTCTTAAGGCGGTATGGCGAGGTGCGGCGACCCACCCCTTTCCAGCCGCCTAGGTGCTTAAGGCGCGCGGAGAGGCGACGCCATACACACATCCTGACCTATAATTTCTTCAAATTTTAGTTGCAGTGTAGCATATATACTTACCTTGGTGCTACTAATGATTTGACCTCTCTTCTCGTCCCATCTGTTGTGACTTCTCTTCTCTTGTCCCATGCAACAAGCTATACAAATAATTGAGCTCAGAAGTTAGTACTTATCAACAAAAAGCCGCACAAAAATATTGAATAACATGTAAGTGACAAATCTGAGAATTAATATGTAAACAGAGCAAAACATAGCAAAACAGAGCTACTTCTACTTCATATGTAAACAAAGGCACAAAGCTACTAACCTTCTCTCTCTCGTCCGGTCATTGCTGAGAAGAGCAGAAACAAGAGGAGATCCCAATTCCCGGTGCTGAGTAGAGGAGGCTGAAGAAGAGTAGCACCGGGAGGTCCGACTGCCGCTAAGAAGAGCAACACCGGGAGGAGGTTCAGCTGCCGTCGAGAAGAGCCGCCCGAGGAGATCCCGCCGCCACCGTCGAGCCGTTGTAGCCTCCTACTGGTGTCGCCTGCCgcctctttccctctctctgtTTCTATTTCCCTCTCTTTGCCCATTGTGGCACGTGCGGCCCTCTTTTTCCCGTGTGGGACTCTTTTCCCTCTCACCTGCCCGCACGGCTTGCTGAACGGCGTCTGCCTCAAGCCTCGGGGGGCCATTGCGACGCCTTACTTTGCCTAGGCGACGCCACAGACCTCAAGACGGACTCCATATGCTCAAACAACAACGCGACACCGATGTCGACGCCCAGAGCTTCTGCTCGCCTCAATGCCTAGGCAACGCCTTAAAAAGTATGTCCAAATCTATTCAATGCATGTAATTCATGGTAGAGATCCTACGAGACAAAAAGTCAAATGGCATCTGAATCAGAAAAAGCTAGAATGAATAGTCAGAGAGAGCAAACAGATTGCATGATATGCAAACATTAGCAAATATCATAGTAACATCACTAAACACAGTTTGTTATTCTTGAGAAAACATCAAAGACATGTCTAATTTTTCCTTTGTCTCAAAACCATGTCTGCTTATGCTTCTACAATCCAAATAGAAGTTTCATGGGATGTCTAATTTATTGGACCTGCTTGCATTCCCTTTCACAAGTTCATTCCATATAGCTGCTCAAAGTATCCTATGAGCAAGAAAATGGATGCACCTTCGCAAGCAAGGGTCCATTGAAGACCTCATGCTCCAGAAACACATCAAAGAAACACATCACATGCCTACTAAACTCGGGCATCTAGAGTAACAACAGTACATGTCGAGAATAAACGTAGCTTAATAGCTTAGCCAAGTAGTGGTTGTAACATAGTAACATACCATAGCTCATGCAAGCCTATGTGAAAAAAGCGCGCGAGGCAGCAGGCCGCATCGAATGCCCTGACAGTGGCCACCCCGCACCGCTCGAGCCTAAACACCACGCTCCACCCAACGCCGATGCCGTGCGCGGCCACAAACTCTGCCCAACAGCCGCCGAGCTACCACGCCCCGCCACCTCTAGCACGGCGTAGCTCCACGTGCACAGTTTTGGCGTCGGTTTCCTGCAGATGGTGCTCCTCCGAGTTTGAGAGCAACAAACTTATAGGGGCGGGGCAGAGAAGCGGGAGGTGGGGGCGCTGTGCAAGGCAGGACGAAGAATtgtggcggggggggggggggcaactgGCGGTGGCGGGGCGCTATGCAAGGTGGGCATATCGGGAAGACACGATGGGTGGGTCGGAGGGGGGTGTGCTATCAGACATGATTGCTATCATGTGACCTGTTGCTTGCACTACCGTGTGCACGAGTAATATCCAACTATTTTAGTATGTTTCTGGTTCGAGTCCAACTACAAAACAACTTGTATTTAAATCCATATCTGCAATATCCGCTCCCGACTCTGaatctaacaaaaaaaaaaagatgcggATATGGTAAGAGCATTATCTGTCCGAATCTGATTTTTTTCATCTTAACGGGAGCTAATTAGGCTTTCAGATCATGAACTGCGGTAATGAGAAAAGGCTTAGGAGAGTATGAATGGTATGTTGAGTTAGAATACAACATATAATTATTGAATTATAACAACTACTGATATCAGCAACTATTATATATGATATACAATCAAGTTTctgcaaaaaaatttaaaatttgggtGTACATTTGTACACCCATGTCCCAAGGTGTGCCCGCTCATGactggtggcggtggcggggaGGGCTTCGTCCTCCGCTTCCCCCTTCTCTTCGCCCGCCGACTCGATGGAGAAGTCTATGAGGGAGCGCGCGGGCAGGGCCGAGGCTGGAAGGCAGCCGCGGTGGGAAGAGGAAGGGGTGAGGAAgtgggaggcggcggtggaTGGCGATGGCACAAATGCAGTCATGAAGGTAGCCGGAGGAGCCAGCATTTTTCGCTGCTGTATTTTATTCCTTGTCAGCAGGGGAGTGTCCAGGTAGAGTAAGGAGCGGTGATTGTGTAGGGCGACGATTTTGGGAGGGCCGGGGCGTGCACAAGGGAGATGAGGATGGGGGCTGCGAGCTAGGTGGTTGGGGTGGACGAAGATAAGTCGTCCGGTTTTTCACGGTTTCGGGCGGTTTTTCTTCTTGTGTTTCCAGATTTTTTATTAAACAGGTGGGGAATGGGAGACAGGAGGGGAGGTCGCACGACGAAACTGGTGCTTTTTATTAGTAGAGATTTTAGTTGTGACTTTGAACTTTGGCATTAAACGAGTTTACATGACTGTAATCTAAATTGATCAAATTGAAAGTTTTCTGTGGAATATAAGATCTAACACttcttaaaaataatattggAGATTTTTCCCTCTTATGTGGAACATACGATCTAACACCTTTCTAAACTATTTACCTGAACAAATGAGAGGAAGTAAATGAACAAATAAACAGAAACCAGAAGTGATCTGACTGATCATCCCAAGCTTGATGACCAAACGGTGACATAGGCTCACAGGCGGTTTGGTAAACTTGGGACCGATGGTGAGCTTTTCCTGGCAGTGGCGACAAGACAATAGCCTCAACTAACCTCATCAATGATCTCTCCTTGCTGTTGTGGAAGATGAATTCTGTTGCAGCCATTGCTGCCACGAGGCAGCAGATCTCTTCGGCGTTGCCATGTCCCACTCCTTCACCGCCATTGATGAAGACATTGGCTTGAGACCCCATCTCTGCCTAGGTGCCCCACGAAAACCTTCTCATGCACTAGTGCATGCAGCAAATGTGAATCAATCAAATGCCAATGTAATTCATTGAACACGAATTGGCCTAAGGCTGGTGACTGGTCTGGAACTGCTTGACCTTAGGCCATTGGGAATTTAGTGGAGGAAGGTCGGTGATGTAGTTGCCGTCTTAGGCCCAGCAGCAGGGGACCCACCAGTTGCTGTTGCCTTTTGGATTCACTAGCAGCTCTGTGATGTGCCGGGTACCATGCTGAAACTGGTGATGATGCCACCCTTTTGCCTTCTGCCCAATTCTTGGGATGTAAGCTTGATTTTACAAACTGTGAACAATATTAGATGAGTACTGTCAAAGTGAAAGTTGAGGTCAGTACTAAGGGTGGTGGCTTCCGTTCTCCCTGAAGATGGACTAATGGGGGACCCCAAACATCATTGCGTTGGAACGTGTGACATGGCCAGAGAGCACCTGATGACAGATGTATTACTGAGGAGACAAGGAGATTGAAGGCTCTGCCCAAAGCTGCCTCTTGCTTGAGATGCATGGATGCTTCACATTTGGCCCATTGAGGTGACATGATTGAGAGAAAAATAGATACCTTTTTAGTACTTTTTTATTTGCTGAGTCAATAGCGTGGTTATGTGTCAGCATCAAGCCTAGTATGTGTCCATGGTGGCAAAACCACCTTTGGGACCAAGCTAGGGGGTAATTTGATCAGGTATTAGAAGTTAAGGATCAGAATGCCAAATTTTATATTATGTGGGGTTAATTGGCTGACAACCATAGTTTATGGGGGTATGGTCCTTTAATTTATTCATGCACAAGTGTAATACTAAATAAGAATGATTAAGCTTCACAATGCTCTGTAGTTGCAATGCTATATGATAGATCCTTATGTCTCTTAACATTATAACATTGCGATTATAGATGCGTCAAAGGATAAAATACCATTCTTTATCTGGCATCTCTTTCAATGTAACTCTCTTCTTATTCTATGATGTATCTCATGATGTGATATTTCAGGTTGTTGGAGACGGAAATTGTGTTAAGAAGGCTGTAGCAATAATCACTGATCGTCTAAAGGAAAGCTTACACCGTGATCGTGGTCCCTTCCGTGGGCGGATGAATTCACCAGAGCCTCGAATTTCTCAGGAAGATGAATATATGGGTGGCATTCAGCAGATGCCTGCATATGAAGAACCTTATGGACGACCTGATCAGATTAGGAACAACATCAGCATGGAGCCACCAGGATATGAGTTTGATTCAAATGGCGGCAAGGTCATTGAACATCCAGAGATTCAGTATGATAATATCATATTTCGAATTCTTTGCCCAAATGACAAGGCTAACAGTTTAGTTGGAACGCATGATGGAATAATAGAGATGCTACAGGAAGATGTTGGTGTTGATGTTAGGCTTACTGATATTATTGCTGGTTCTGATGAAAGGGTAGTAATCATCACATCCAGAGAGGTAAAACCAGGCGTGCATTGCATAGTTCTGGACCCCTTTTCGTTCCATATTTTAACTTTGAGTACTAATTCAagatttgtcttttttattaCCCATGGTGATTACAAATATCGGCTGTAGTAGCTGATATATCATTTCATATACTGTTATGATGGTATGGGAGTATGAACAATACCTATGTGACGTGGTTGAGAATAGAATTTGGGAACATTCTCACCCAACATTCCTCAATATTAGATATACTGCTCCTATATGGGCTATTTGTTCCTGGCATGTAAAACACATTTGTTTTAGGTAAAAATGAGGTCCATGTATAAAATTAGTACAAAAAAGATGTATGTTGCTCAAAACTGAGCCTAGCTCAATTGG from Phragmites australis chromosome 8, lpPhrAust1.1, whole genome shotgun sequence includes:
- the LOC133926790 gene encoding RNA-binding KH domain-containing protein RCF3, whose protein sequence is MDRSRSKRGYHYDQDSPPPRSKPRFDRRSSGGQNPNSSYHRRGPPGGGGGGSDRRGFLPSDAAPPPPPPPPPPPSSTAAGMPGGGPAATTTTSFRILCPESKAYGFPTGFVAKVREDSGALVNVHPPFAGDYVRVIETVDGARREADGRPPMFSPAQEALLMVHRRILETDADDGDEDGEYGPRGKDPRDRGKTTSRLIVPRLHVGCLLGKGGKIIEQMRMETKTHIRILPRDQNTPRCVSLSEEVVQVVGDGNCVKKAVAIITDRLKESLHRDRGPFRGRMNSPEPRISQEDEYMGGIQQMPAYEEPYGRPDQIRNNISMEPPGYEFDSNGGKVIEHPEIQYDNIIFRILCPNDKANSLVGTHDGIIEMLQEDVGVDVRLTDIIAGSDERVVIITSREGPDHEFFPAQEALLHIQTHIVDLGPDKDNIITTRLLVPSSEIACFEGRDGSLSDIQRQTSANVQILPREDLPSCALESDELIQIVGEIRAARNALMQVTTKLRSYLYREMSGPIQVGNTNVHGPISPAKGSPRGAYQGNDIPMAAYHQAPQLTSSWHSKDSAGSASGSFERGSNINDDIRQSTTKRFAVPLVTRSILEVVIPKSAVASLTMRAGSKLAQIGEMSGATVTLAEDRPEVMEKVVRISGTPEQADKAQSLLQGFILSIQDDIPSG